The following nucleotide sequence is from Acidovorax radicis.
CTAGCGCTTATGTATAAAGCGCTGGTAGCTATGAAAGCAGGAGTTTTTGGGTTCGATGGGATGGCCGACCCACGGGGGCTGACACCGACCCCGTTCTCAGCCCCTCAGTCCCCGCCGCCGCCACAACCGCCTCCATCGCCCCCGCCATCCCCGCCGCCGTCGCTGCCTGCATCCGAACTTTCGGCGCCGCCAAAGTCGCCCGAGCTGCCGCTGTAGCTGCCGTCCGAAAAACTGGTGCCGCAGTAGCTGTCGCCGCCGCTGCCGCCCGCGTCGCTCTTGCGGGCGATGTCGGAGCAGTCGGGCACGTAGCTGAAGCCTCCGGCAATCGCGAACTTGGCGTCCAGTGCAAACAGCAGGGGCAGGCGGCTGGGCGCCTTGGGGTCGATGGATTCTTCCTTGCACACCCAGTACCAGCAGCGGCGCAGGCCGTCGTTGTGGCGCGCCTTGTGGCCCAGCGCCTCGGCGGGTGTGTGGTGCAAGAAGAAACCCAGTGCGTTCTGGCACCACAGTTTGTACGCCTGCGTGTGCAGGATGAATTCGTGCCACAGCGCATCGACCGCCTTGGAGGGCATGGCCACAAACTGCTGGTTGCTGCGCAGGCAGGCCATGAAGAACTGGCGCAGGCCGCGTTCCACCAGCTCACAGTCGCGGGTGCTCAGGTGGGGGTAGGTTTCGCGCAGCTTGCGCTGCAGAAAGCGGGGCAGGGGGGCTTCGCGAATGGTGCGCTGGCGTACCGCCGTGGTCCACTGGATGACCAGCGCAGTGATGACCACGGTGGCAACGAAGTACAGAACCCATACCCCGCGAATGCGCCAGGCTCCCGCAAAAAAGCCGCCAATGGCCACCATCCACCCGGCGATGGCTAGCAGCATGGCCTTGTCGCCCAACCGCAGCAATCCCTGTTCGAATCGTTTCATCGTCCCTCCTTTTTGTTGTTGTGTATGGCGATTTCACGACAGATAGATGACTAATTTGTGACTGATTTTTGGGTGTGGCCAGATCGTTACGGGGTAACTCTGCAAGGTTGGGAGGGGCGACAATCGGGGCTTTGGGTGGGCCTTTGCGCGCTTTTCGTGGGGGCAGCAAGGCGGGGCGGTGTTTTGGTAGTCCGTCCCCTCCGCAACCATCGACCGGGTGGACGGTGATCAGCGGCGTTTGCTGCCGCCGAAGATGCTGCCCAGCACCCCGCGCAGTATTTCCTTGCCCAGCGACGTGCCCATGGTGCGCACGGCCGACTTGGCCATGGTCTGCGCCAGGCCGTCGCGCTTGCCGCCGCGTGGGCCGGTGCTGCCAAACAGCACGTCATTCAGACCGCCCAGCAGGCCGCCACCTTCTTCGGCGGGCGCCCCGGTGGCGACCTTGCCATTGCTGCCGCCCGCAGCGTTGCCCGTCTGCTCGCCCGCATCAGCCGCGCGGCCCTTGAGTTTTTCGTAGGCCGACTCGCGGTCCACCACCTTTTCGTACACGCCCGCGACCAGCGAGCTGGCCATCAGCGCCTGGCGCTGCTGCGGCGTGATGGGGCCGAGCTGGCTGCCCGGTGGCAGCACAAATACGCGCTCGGTCACGCTGGGGCGGCCCTTGGCGTCCAGAAAACTCACCAGCGCCTCGCCCACGGCCAGCTCGGTGATGGCGGTTTCGATGTCGAGGCCCGGCTTTTGCCGCATGGTGGTGGCCGTGGCCTTCACGGCCTTCTGGTCGCGCGGGGTGAAGGCGCGCAGCGCGTGCTGCACGCGGTTGCCCAACTGGGCCAGCACGCTGTCGGGGATGTCGAGCGGGTTCTGCGTCACAAAGTACACGCCCACGCCCTTGGAGCGCACCAGGCGCACCACCAGCTCGATGCGCTCTACCAGCACCTTGGGCGCCTCGTTGAACAGCAGG
It contains:
- a CDS encoding glycine-rich domain-containing protein, whose product is MKRFEQGLLRLGDKAMLLAIAGWMVAIGGFFAGAWRIRGVWVLYFVATVVITALVIQWTTAVRQRTIREAPLPRFLQRKLRETYPHLSTRDCELVERGLRQFFMACLRSNQQFVAMPSKAVDALWHEFILHTQAYKLWCQNALGFFLHHTPAEALGHKARHNDGLRRCWYWVCKEESIDPKAPSRLPLLFALDAKFAIAGGFSYVPDCSDIARKSDAGGSGGDSYCGTSFSDGSYSGSSGDFGGAESSDAGSDGGGDGGGDGGGCGGGGD